From the genome of Halobacteriovorax marinus SJ:
AGTAAGGCCATTCTAGAATTTGGAAAAATTAGAATCACTGGGTTTATTGCTTGGTGTGCTTGGTGCCTTGTTCACTTACTCTTTCTAGTTCTTTTTAGAAATAGAGTCTTTATCTTCTTTGACTGGGTCTATAGTTACCTCACAGAACAAAGAGGTGCGAGACTCATAAAGAATGGTCCTTCCAATAGAAATATTGACTAAATGGCTATCTAAAATAAATATATAGCCCATGTGCTTATCATATAAATATTAGATAAGTAGTTAAAGTTATGTGCTTATTAAATTTCATTATCAATTTAACTATTTCTCTAAGGTGTTGGGCCTATTGCATATATCTCATAGAGGAGTATTCTAAAAATGAGATGAATTTAGCGATTCCGACAACTGAATAAATTCTCCTGTCCCAATAGCTCTTTTCACCTTTTTACTAAATGAAAAAAAGTAACTAAGGAGAAAGAAATGAAAAATCTAGTTATTGCACAAATCCTTTCAGCACTACTGCTCGCCTCTTGTGGGGGATCATCAGGTGGTCCTGCTCCTGTCTCTCTTCCCAACTCGGTAGATAATTCAAGTGCCGAAAACTCTAATCAACTTTCTATTGATGATGGAGTCATAGCTCCCGTTAAAATTGTTGATAAAATCCCTAGCCTAGCACCAGTAGTAGCTGTAGCGGTACCTTCTATTCTTTACGAGAATATTGCACCAATCCCTCTTAGTGAGAGAAAAGAAAGCTCAAGAAAACTCAGCCAAGTGGGCCAACAAGTTAAGGCTCCAGTTTCTGCTGATCAAAAAATTGTTGATAAAGAGAAATTTTCAAATAAAGGACAAGGACAAGCTGTCGTTAGTAATTACCCTGTTCCCGTCCCAAATCCTTCACTAATTCCAGTACTACCCAATAGTGGGCAACAAGTACAAGTGATCGCTCCCCCAGTTCTCTACTCTGACATTGCCCCTTTAATTGTGGCGGATAAAAAAGAGGATAAGAAAGAACTTTCAATTGATGATGATCAAAAAGTCTCTGCTGCATTAGTTGATAAAGACGATGTTGATTTACTTGCCAATAAAAAGGACGATGATAGATACGATTATCCTGCACCTGCTCTAATTCAAGTTAACGTTCCAGATCCTATTGTTGATCAAGATGCTATTATTCAAAATAGTGATAATGTTAAAGCAATTGGAGTTGATCTCTATGAACTAGAGATTGCAAAATCTTACGATATTGCTGATGAAAAAGTTGCAAACTTTGTTATTCCAAACGTCTACTCAGATATTGAAATACAAGAAGTACAACTACTGGTAGTTCCAAACGGTGTTCCTGATGGTTATAGAATAGAATCAAATCTCTATAGTAAAATTCAACTCTCATACATCAACTCAGCAGGTAATCCACAAAGAATTTGTCTTATCCCAAACGCCCACTACTTTGATGAAGAAGTTGTAGGAGGAGTAGAGATTGTGGTTTCAGATAATGACTTTGAAGCCGTTTCATTTGAAGGAGTGAGCGATTGTAATAATATTCCTTACAATCACAACTTAGTTGAGCTTGGAGACTATATTGACTTAGATCAATCTGTTAGACAATCAAGTGTAGTCCTCTCTGTGGCCCAACAACCAAAATTCATTGTCTCCAATGACTTCATCAGAAATGATTCTCGCTTAGCAAGTAAAGTCGGAATCCGAGCGAAGATCATTTTAAAAGCGATTAAATAAATCGCTTACAAAAAGGCCTCTCAAAATGAGAGGCCTTTCTTTTTTAAATTAAAACTTATGCATTATTTCAAACCAAGGATCATCGTAGACATGAACTGCGTCTACACCTAGAATTTTCTTTCCTTGGCGATACTGCTTCATAGAGAGTTCGTACCTCTGAATAATCAGTTTCTTAATCTTCAAAGAAGTAATATCAAATTTTCGTTGGTCAAACTTCTTTGCTACAAGAGTCTTAAGCAGAACGGCCCTATATTCTCTAATTTGATCTTCTAAATTCAAGGCCTCTTTTCTATTAGCATTGTAAATAGCGATGAATTGATCCTTCTGCTTCTTAGTTAATTTCGAATTCTCTAAAATCTGGCGACCTTTATCCATAAGCTCTTTTTCATTATGAATAGGTCCAACTGACTTACGGTCCTGGGCAATTGACTTCTTTGTAGATGTCGCACAACCAGTAAGAGCAAGAGATGTTAAAATGATAAAAAGGAACTTCATATTTTACTCCTAATTAAATTATTCAAAAACGTAGAGTCTATTTCTAGAACTAAAAGCAGCTAAGTACTTATCTGCGAGTTCTAGTTCACCATGAACTCCACTATAGGCATGACCAAGTTCAAATTGATCTTTAACCTTAAAATTTACTTCGTCGAGCATAAGAATCTTTCCACCAACAGAACTCACTACAAGTCCTCCTTTCCATGGAACGATACTACTTACAGGAACCTTAGATACGCTTATGAGCTCTTTCTCTACTAAGTCCTTATCTAGAACCGCAATATCTCCAAAGATAGTTGGAACAAGGAGCTGGGCATTGTAGACAATTGGCGCGCGAGAAACTTTATAAGACAGCCTTCTTTGCACTTGTCCTGAGTCAGGATCTAAGATAACGAGATCACCGTTAATAGAACCAGAGAGAATACTATTTTTAAAGAGTACTGGACTTGAGTCAACATCAACAAATTTATTTCCTGTAGAGAGTCTTCTCTCCCAAAGAATAACACCCTCTTCTAAACTAAAAGCAGCAATTTGACCGTCTGCAAATCCAACATAAATCTTGTCTTTATAGATGAGTGGTTTTGATGCTCTTTGAATAGTCGTTAAATAAGGGACTGATCTCTTATAAGACCAAAGGATTTTTCCCGTGTTCACGTCGAGACAGAAAATTTTGTGATTACGTGTATGAAAGACAAGTCTATCTTTATAGATTACACCTTGAGTTTCAATTGCTGCATCTAAATCAACAATATACTCGGCCTTTCCAGTAAGAGAGTGTCTCGCAAAAACTCTTCCCTTAGCGTTTCCATAAATAACCCAATCTTTATAGATAACTGGTTTAGAATGGTAAGCACCGTCGTCGTACTTAGACCAAATCTCTTTCCCATTATCTAATTGGTAAGCTTTCATATAGCCTTGGTTATGACCAATATAGAGAATTCCATCATGAATAAGTGGAGAATTTAGAGCAATTGGAAGATTGCCTGTCTCGTGAAGAGGGTCTTGGTTTTTATTCCAAATAACTCTAAAAGCAGTTCTCTTCTCTTTAACTCCCTCAATATTTAATTTCTTAATTGTTGAGCAAGAAGCGAAAGAAAAGAGTAATGTAAATAATAGTAATGAGCGCACTAAGACTCCATTTGAGCAATGTAGAGCTTCGCTAACTTAACAAACTCAGCTTGGCTCATATTATCAATTACGTATTGAAAGTTAGTCTTTGCTTTTTCCTTGTCACCTTTCTTTAAATAAAGTCTTCCAAGGTCAAGGTAAGTCTTAGACTCCATAACTTTAATATTGGCCTTAACAATCACTTCTAAATCTGCGATTGCATTATCAACTTGGTTAAGGTCTTCGTGGTTTACCGCCATTCTAGAGTAAACAAAGTACTTAATATAAGATTGCGATTGATCCTTAACTGTAGCAAGTACTTTTAAAGAATTCTCTAAATCACCTTGCGAAGTTAGAACATCACTACTTGCAAGTGCAAGAGGAGTAAGACCGACAAATCCACTCATAGACTTTGCCATTTCAAGGTAAGCAGCCGTATAGTCCGCTCCAGTCATAGTTTTCTTAGTTAAGTTCTCTAGGTTCTTATTTTTGAACTCAAAAACAACAGAGCTAAGCTCATCGTTTTTGCTACCTTTATACATTGAGTAACCACCCCAAGCGAAAACGCCTAAAATAATCAGAGCAACAAATCCGATAACAGAAGTCTTATTCTTAGCAAT
Proteins encoded in this window:
- a CDS encoding Spy/CpxP family protein refolding chaperone, which encodes MKFLFIILTSLALTGCATSTKKSIAQDRKSVGPIHNEKELMDKGRQILENSKLTKKQKDQFIAIYNANRKEALNLEDQIREYRAVLLKTLVAKKFDQRKFDITSLKIKKLIIQRYELSMKQYRQGKKILGVDAVHVYDDPWFEIMHKF
- a CDS encoding outer membrane protein assembly factor BamB family protein, with the translated sequence MRSLLLFTLLFSFASCSTIKKLNIEGVKEKRTAFRVIWNKNQDPLHETGNLPIALNSPLIHDGILYIGHNQGYMKAYQLDNGKEIWSKYDDGAYHSKPVIYKDWVIYGNAKGRVFARHSLTGKAEYIVDLDAAIETQGVIYKDRLVFHTRNHKIFCLDVNTGKILWSYKRSVPYLTTIQRASKPLIYKDKIYVGFADGQIAAFSLEEGVILWERRLSTGNKFVDVDSSPVLFKNSILSGSINGDLVILDPDSGQVQRRLSYKVSRAPIVYNAQLLVPTIFGDIAVLDKDLVEKELISVSKVPVSSIVPWKGGLVVSSVGGKILMLDEVNFKVKDQFELGHAYSGVHGELELADKYLAAFSSRNRLYVFE
- a CDS encoding YfgM family protein, producing MATTTTPHNPVDEALQETELGSFIAKNKTSVIGFVALIILGVFAWGGYSMYKGSKNDELSSVVFEFKNKNLENLTKKTMTGADYTAAYLEMAKSMSGFVGLTPLALASSDVLTSQGDLENSLKVLATVKDQSQSYIKYFVYSRMAVNHEDLNQVDNAIADLEVIVKANIKVMESKTYLDLGRLYLKKGDKEKAKTNFQYVIDNMSQAEFVKLAKLYIAQMES